In Deinobacterium chartae, a single genomic region encodes these proteins:
- the ispG gene encoding flavodoxin-dependent (E)-4-hydroxy-3-methylbut-2-enyl-diphosphate synthase, with product MNARRKTTQVNVGGVWIGSDYPVRVQSMTNTDTADAEATAIQVAQLARAGSEIVRITVNNKAAAAAVPEIVQRLEDIGITVPLVGDFHYNGHVLLREYPETARLLAKYRINPGNVGTGASHDKNFATMVEVAKDFDKPVRIGVNWGSLDQQVLARMMDENSRLERPRAATDVMIDAMIVSALESARAAEELGLGHDKVLISAKVSSVPELWQVYRLLAAQCDYPLHLGLTEAGMGDKGVVASTAGLSVLLAEGIGDTIRVSITPEPGAPRRKEVEVAQQILQSLGLRQFAPQVTACPGCGRTTSTLFQELAQQIQGYIRDQMPEWKGRYPGVETLQVAVMGCIVNGPGESKHADIGISLPGTGEDPRAPVYQDGKLLTTLKGKDIVPEFKRLLDAYVERRYGQGVTRP from the coding sequence ATGAACGCTCGCCGCAAGACCACGCAGGTGAACGTCGGCGGAGTCTGGATCGGTTCCGACTACCCCGTTCGCGTGCAGAGCATGACCAACACCGACACCGCCGACGCCGAGGCCACGGCCATCCAGGTTGCCCAACTGGCCCGGGCGGGCAGCGAGATCGTGCGCATCACCGTCAACAACAAGGCGGCGGCCGCGGCTGTGCCCGAGATCGTGCAGCGCCTCGAGGACATCGGGATCACGGTGCCGCTGGTGGGAGACTTTCACTACAACGGCCACGTGCTGCTGCGCGAGTACCCCGAAACGGCCCGCCTGCTGGCCAAGTACCGCATCAACCCGGGCAACGTGGGAACCGGGGCCAGCCACGACAAGAACTTTGCCACCATGGTCGAGGTCGCCAAGGACTTCGACAAGCCGGTGCGCATCGGCGTGAACTGGGGCAGCCTCGATCAGCAGGTGCTGGCCCGCATGATGGACGAGAACTCGAGGCTGGAGCGGCCCCGCGCTGCCACCGACGTGATGATCGACGCCATGATCGTCTCGGCGCTCGAGAGTGCCCGCGCTGCCGAGGAGCTGGGGCTGGGACACGACAAGGTCCTGATCTCGGCCAAGGTCTCGAGCGTGCCCGAACTGTGGCAGGTCTACCGCCTGCTGGCCGCACAGTGCGATTACCCGCTGCACCTGGGCCTCACCGAGGCGGGCATGGGGGACAAGGGCGTGGTGGCCTCGACCGCGGGCCTGTCGGTGCTGCTGGCCGAGGGCATCGGGGACACCATCCGCGTCTCGATCACGCCCGAACCCGGTGCTCCCCGCCGCAAGGAGGTGGAAGTCGCCCAGCAGATCCTGCAGTCGCTGGGTTTGCGCCAGTTCGCGCCGCAGGTCACCGCCTGCCCCGGCTGCGGGCGCACCACCTCCACGCTGTTCCAGGAGCTGGCCCAGCAGATCCAGGGCTACATCCGCGATCAGATGCCCGAGTGGAAGGGGCGCTACCCGGGTGTGGAGACCCTGCAAGTCGCCGTGATGGGCTGCATCGTCAACGGTCCCGGCGAGAGCAAGCACGCCGACATCGGCATCAGCCTGCCCGGTACCGGCGAGGACCCGCGCGCCCCGGTGTACCAAGACGGCAAGCTGCTCACGACCCTCAAGGGCAAGGACATCGTGCCCGAGTTCAAACGGCTTCTCGACGCCTACGTGGAGCGGCGCTACGGACAGGGCGTGACCCGTCCCTGA
- the map gene encoding type I methionyl aminopeptidase: protein MARITLKNSKEIEGLRKAGHLVAETFKLLEPHVKPGVSLLELDRIAEEFIRSQGAIPAYVGYSNGITPFPNTLCISVNEVICHGIPSPRKLREGDIVGVDIGVKLGGFYGDACYTYTVGSVSPATQRLVDTARECLEAGIREVKPGARIGDIGAAIQELAEGRGYGVVREYIGHGVGRNLHEAPDVPHFGRRGTGTKLVPGMVFTIEPMINAGGYETEVLEDTWTVVTRDRSLSAQFEHTVAVTESGVDILTL, encoded by the coding sequence ATGGCTCGCATCACCCTGAAGAACAGCAAAGAGATCGAGGGGCTGCGCAAGGCCGGCCACCTGGTCGCCGAGACCTTCAAGCTCCTCGAGCCGCACGTCAAGCCGGGAGTGAGCCTGCTGGAACTCGACCGCATCGCCGAGGAATTCATCCGCTCTCAGGGCGCCATTCCTGCCTACGTCGGCTACAGCAACGGCATCACTCCTTTTCCGAACACCCTGTGCATCTCGGTGAACGAGGTCATCTGTCACGGCATCCCGTCGCCGCGCAAGCTGCGCGAGGGGGACATCGTGGGCGTGGACATCGGTGTGAAGCTGGGCGGCTTCTACGGCGACGCCTGCTACACCTACACCGTAGGCAGCGTGTCACCCGCCACCCAGCGGCTGGTGGACACCGCCCGCGAGTGCCTCGAGGCGGGTATTCGCGAGGTGAAGCCGGGCGCGCGCATCGGGGACATCGGCGCGGCAATCCAGGAACTGGCCGAGGGGCGCGGTTACGGCGTGGTGCGCGAGTACATCGGGCACGGGGTGGGCCGCAACCTGCACGAGGCCCCGGACGTTCCGCACTTCGGGCGGCGCGGGACCGGCACCAAGCTGGTGCCCGGCATGGTCTTTACCATCGAGCCGATGATCAACGCGGGCGGCTACGAGACCGAGGTCCTCGAGGACACCTGGACGGTGGTGACGCGTGACCGCTCGCTCTCGGCGCAGTTCGAGCACACCGTGGCCGTGACCGAGTCGGGCGTG